CGCGTTCGCCCCGGTCGAACAGGTCGTCACTGCCGTCGACGAGCCCGCACGCCCGATCGTCGACGACGCGGTCGGCGATGGGTCCACCGAGGGACCCACCGTGGTGTCGACGTACGGTCGGCCGCCGATCGCCGACGGCGTCTTCGTCCGGTCCGGGGATTCGTTCTACCGGTGCCGCCACTCGCAGGTCGGACGCGAGTCGGTGCCGGCGCGGAGGCTCGCCGTCCAGTGGGAGGCGGGCCAGGACGCGCCCGACGACGCCTCGACTGTGTCGTACGCGGCGTTACCGGAGAGCGACCGACGTGCGCTTCGGCTCGCGGTCTTCGGCCCCGTGTACGAGCGCGATCTCGACCGCCACCCACAGGAGGGGTTGAGCGTTCGCGCGTTCCCCGCGCCGTACCCCGACGGGACGGCCGACTCCCGTATCGTCGCCAACGGCGAGGCGTGGGTCGAGTGGCGGGGCCGCGTGTACCACGTTCGCGTCGGCGGCGAGACCGAAACTGAGCGGCGGACGTACCGGTACGAGTTCGAACCGATCGGCGCTTCGCCCGCCGCGTTCCGGTCGTTCGTCGCCGCCGAGTACCTCGTGTCGCTGGACGACCTCAGTTCCGCCGAGCGGGAGATCGCGGAGTCGGCGATCGACGAGCGGTACGAGGAGTGTGAACCGGGGTCGGCGGCGCTGGAGCGCTTCCGCGAGCGGCTGACCGTGGCCCGGGAGCTCCCACGGCCGCGCGACGGCGAGTGGTACGTCTCGTACGACGGCGACCGGTATCTGCTCACGATCAGTGGCTGGGTGGTGTGATGGGTTGCCGAGTCCGTGCCCCGTAGATTCGTCGCGCGGAGTGCGAGCCGATCCCCGGCGTCGACTAACTGGTCGCACCGCTCCCGGGCCCCCGGTCAACGCCGGCGGGTCGAAGGGACGGACGGCTGTCCAGTCTCGACGGTCGGGACGCCGCCGGCCGTGTTCCTGTTCGAGACGGCACACTCGACGCGTCGTGACTGGCTGACGCCTCCGCTCACCCGAGGATGGGCGCACGTCGCTCACAACGCTGTGCTGTAGAGAACTCCTCGCCGTGTGGCAACTCTGAATCGAACGGTGAAGAAGCGGGCCGGGAGGGATTTGAACCCCCGACCGACGGATTAAGAGTCCGTCGCTCTCCCTAACTGAGCTACCGGCCCTCGACTACGCGTAACGGAGGTACGTTAAAAGGCGTTTCCATTCGATCAGGGGACGACACGGGCTGTCACCCGCTGGCGGACACCCCGCGCGTGGACCCGGCTTTATTATCCCGAGCGCGGTATCGACGGCCGATGGACGAGGCGCGGATCCGCGAGTTCGCGGCGTACGAACCCGACGTGTTCGCGAGCTTCGTCGCGGACCTCTGGGAGCGGGCCGGCTACGACTGCGCGCTCGTCGACCCGGGGACGGACGGGTCGGCGACCGTGCTCGCTCGCCACGACAACGGCGAGACGCTCCGCCTCGTGACGAGTCCGACGCGACGGGCGAGCGAGATCGCGGACCGCTCCGACGGCATCGGCGTCGACGTCGTCGTGGTCCCGCGGTCCGTCGACGCCACGACCGCAACCCACCCGGCCGAACTGGTCGGCGTCGGCGGACTCGTCACCCTCGTCGAGCAACTCGACGCGGTCGACGTCGTCGACGACTACGTGCTCGCTCGCCCCGCGGCGCGCGAACGGCTTCGTCGCCGCCGCGAGCAGCGCTCGGGGGAGGCGGCCGCGGACCCCGACGCGACGCCACGGCCGGAGACCGACGAGAGTGCCGCGGAGCCGAGCGACGCCGACGGCCGGACGGAGTTCGCTCGCGGTCGCGGGTTCACGCTCCTCGTCGTGTCGACCGCGGGTAGCCTGCTCGCGGCCGCCCTGTTCGAGTCGATCCGCGGCACCGCCGCCGCGGCCGTCTTCGTCCCCTCGTATCTCCTGCTCGTCGCGGGCGTCCTGTTCGACGCGCGGGCGACGGGGTACGCCGGGTACCGGGGCCGACAGGGGACCGCCGTCGGGGTCGTCGTCGTCCTGTGCTTGCTGTTCGCGCCCTGGGTTCGGGTTCTCGCACCCGTCGCCGGCGCCGCCGCCCTCCGCTCCCGGCTGGCGGCCGAGCGAACTCACGGGCGCGATCGGGTTCCGTGGCGACTGCTGGGGCGGGGGCGGTGGTACTGGGCTGTCGTCGGCGGGACGATCGGCTGGCTCGTCGCGGTCGTCGGCTGGGTGAGCGGACCGCTCGGCCCCACGACGACCGTCGTGGCGCTGTGCTCGTGGCTCGCCGTTCCCGTCGGCGTCTTCCTCGACGGTCGCGGGAGTCCCGCGGCGGCGTCGCGGCCGGTCGTCGCGCTCGGATGCGTCCCGTTTCTCGGAGCGGTCGCCGGTGCCGGCTACCTGTTCCGCCGCGAGCGTGCCCGTCGCGGGACTGACGCCGACAGCGACGGGAGCAACGCTTCGAAGAAAGGCGGCGGAACCGACACGACGGGGGGCGGAGCCCAGGCCAGTTGGGCGTTGGGACGCGCCGTCGGCCGGATCGGCGCTCCGCTCGCCGTCGCCGCCGGAACGGTCTTTTCGGGCGTCGCGAGCCTGACTGCGGGCCTGCGCGCGCGGCTCGGACGCTCGCGGCAGTCGGCCGATGCCTCGGGTGACACCGGCAGAAGAGGCCGGCGCGCGGCGGGCTCGCCCGGGCGTTCCACGTCCGGGGGCACGAACGACGCGACGGGGGATCGGGTCGACGACCGCACGAACGGGCAGGAGACTGCCGAAACGGGGACGGAGTCGGACGCCGACCACGACACGGACGCCGGGCGTGCGCCAGATCGGTCGGCCGGTACGTCCGACGGGGACGCATCGATCCCGTCCGACGGCGTCGACCTCGGCCCGCCCGTCCGCCGACCGCCACGCGAGTCCCGGAGCGTCCGGTACGACGGCGTCGACTTCCGGTGTACGTCGGTCGCTTCGCCGGACGGCCGCTGGCGCGTCGCGTGGGGAGCGGGCGTCGACGAAGCCGGCGAGACGGTCGGGCGGGTGTTCCTCCTCCAGTACGAGGCGCGGCAGGCGACGGTCGAGGCCGTGAGCCTGAGCGAGTGCGCCGTCGGCGACGACGGCACCGTCGCGATCGTCGAGTCCGACGGGGACGGCGTCTCGCGACTCCGGATCCTCTCGCCGACCGGAACGACGGTGGCCGACCGGCGCTTCGACGGGGAGGTACGCGCCGTCGCCGTCAGCGGTCGGCACGACCCCCGCGTCGGTGTCGGCGTCCGATCGCCGTCCCGACTCGTCGTCCTCGACGGCGCGACGGGGGCGGAGGTCGTCGCCCGCGGGATCGCGAGCGACCCGGACGCCGTCGAGTTCCGCGACAGCGGGGCGGACCGGTGGCTGGTCGTCGGAGACGAGTCGCAGCCCTCGCCCGACGCGGCGCTTCGGCTCGGCGACGGCCTCCTTGTTCCGTGACGCCCTCCCGGGCGACCGGTCTCAGTCCCACCGCTGATACTCACGCCAGGGGACGTATAAGCGCGTGTCAAAACAGGTCGGCTCGAACGCACACCCACTCCTCAGGGGACCGATCGGGCACGTCAGCCGGGGGCCGTCCCGACCGGCTCCGGACAGACGGTTCCGTGGGAACCGACGCCGAACCGCTCGACATCCATTGGTGGGCCCTCGTGCGGCAGTGTCCGGCGATCCCGTTCGCGCTGTTCGGTCTCGGAGTCGGAATCGAGGGCGGCGGGGCCGCGGGCCTCTTTCGATCCCTCGACGTCTCGCCGATCGTGCGCACGGTCGCCGGACTGGTCGCCCTGTCGGTTCCAGCCTGTGGCCTCGTGTTCGTCGTCGCGGCGAGTCGGGACAAGCGGCTTCTGGACGAGCGGACCGGCGACGCCGGGGCGCGAGTCCGAGCGTTCACCCGGGACGGCACCGAGCGGTTCACGCGGCGGTTCGAGGCCCACGTCGGCAGCCTCGCCGTCGCCCCGGCGGCCCGATACGTCGGCGCCGTCGCGCGGACTCCGTCGGCGGCTGGTCGTCTTCGACGCCGAGACGGGCGATCGGCTGGTCGACCGGCAGCTACAGGCAGCGCCTGCCGGATTCACGCTCCGCCGACGCGACGGTGACTGGTGGATCGTCGGCGGCGAGCCGGCTTCGACACCGTCGGTCGCGATCCGGCTTCACGACGGCGAACTCGTGCGGTAAACCGGCGGTCGGTCGCTGGCAGGAACCGAGTCACGCAGCCACCTGTGCGACGCGTCAGACGCCACGAACGCCGCGCTCGTACGCTGCGTCGGCCGATCGACGAACGCTTCGCAAAGGGAGGATGTTAAGTGCGGCCCCGCGACTAGTTCAGGTACGAATGAGCACTGGGGTCACCGTCTCGTCGATGTCTACCTACGCCATCCTCGGGTGTGGGAGCGTAGGCCACGCGGTGGCGGAGGAACTCGCCGAGGAGGGGAAGCAGGTCCTCATCCTCGACAAGGACGAAAACCGGGTCGAAGCGCTCCGCGATCAGGACCTCAACGCGCGACAGACGGACATCATGGACGCGTCCGTGAGTGAAGCGGTCGAGGACCGCGACGTCATCCTCATCCTCTCTTCAGACGTCGAGGCGAACAAGGCCGCGGTGTCGACGATCCGTGACGCCGACGGCGACCAGTTCATCGTCGTCCGCGCCTCCGACCCCGTCTCGAAGGACGAACTCCTCGACCTGGGTGCGGACGTCGTGATCAACCCCTCCGAGGTGATCGCCGACTCCGCGCTCCGCGCGCTGGAGACGGGCGAACTCGAGTACAAGGCGCGCCAGTTGGCCGACCTCCTGGTGGAGACCGACGGCCCGCTGGCCATCTTGACCCACGACAACCCGGATCCTGACTCGATCGCGAGCGCCGTGGCGCTGCAGGCCATCGCCGAGGAGTACGACGTCGAGGCGGACATCGTCTACGCCGGCGACATCGGCCACCAGGAGAACCGCGCGTTCGTCAACCTGCTCGGGATCGAACTGCTCCCCCGCGGGGAGACATCCCTGGCGGAGTACGGGGCCGTCGCACTCGTCGACCACATGAAGTCGGGCGACATCGAAGCCGACGTCGACGTCGACATCTTCATCGACCACTTCGAGCCCGACGAGGGGATGGACGCCGCCTTTACC
This Salinigranum marinum DNA region includes the following protein-coding sequences:
- a CDS encoding DHH family phosphoesterase; translated protein: MSTGVTVSSMSTYAILGCGSVGHAVAEELAEEGKQVLILDKDENRVEALRDQDLNARQTDIMDASVSEAVEDRDVILILSSDVEANKAAVSTIRDADGDQFIVVRASDPVSKDELLDLGADVVINPSEVIADSALRALETGELEYKARQLADLLVETDGPLAILTHDNPDPDSIASAVALQAIAEEYDVEADIVYAGDIGHQENRAFVNLLGIELLPRGETSLAEYGAVALVDHMKSGDIEADVDVDIFIDHFEPDEGMDAAFTDVRPNVSSTSTILTKYIQEFDLSPSEAVATALLYGIRAETMDFKRETTPADLTAAAYLYPFANHDTLEQVESPSMSPETLDVLAEAIRNREVQGSHLVSNAGYIRDREALTQAAQHLLNLEGITTTAVFGIADDRIYLAARSKDIRINIGNILQDAFTGIGEAAGHSTQGSVEIPLGIFTGIETGDGNRDTLLQLTEEAVRRKLFLAMGVDSSAPSESANGS